The following coding sequences lie in one Mustelus asterias chromosome 6, sMusAst1.hap1.1, whole genome shotgun sequence genomic window:
- the LOC144494735 gene encoding beta-crystallin B1-like isoform X5 yields MSEKASRTTPQTERKNLPPKNQEMGTFVYRMWVFEHENFQGRCKEFSSECMNLCDSGFDRVGSIRIDCGPWVFYEQANFCGEMFVLERGEYPRWDSWSNSRRSEYIMSFRPILMQSEQHKICLYEMAEFKGRKMEIVDNDVPSLYSYGFTDRVGSISVACGTWVGYQYPGYRGYQYVFEKNDYRHWNQWGGRKPEIQSMRRIRDSQWHKAGCFN; encoded by the coding sequence ATGTCAGAGAAGGCCAGCCGCACCACCCCTCAGACCGAGAGGAAGAACCTGCCGCCCAAGAACCAGGAAATGGGCACGTTCGTCTACAGGATGTGGGTCTTCGAGCATGAGAACTTCCAAGGCCGCTGCAAGGAGTTTTCCAGCGAGTGCATGAACCTGTGCGACAGTGGCTTTGATCGCGTGGGCTCCATTCGCATCGACTGCGGGCCCTGGGTGTTCTACGAACAGGCCAACTTCTGCGGAGAGATGTTTGTCCTGGAGAGGGGGGAGTATCCCCGCTGGGACTCCTGGTCCAATAGCCGCAGGAGTGAGTACATCATGTCCTTCCGGCCCATCCTAATGCAGTCCGAGCAGCACAAGATCTGCCTGTACGAGATGGCGGAGTTTAAGGGCCGCAAGATGGAGATCGTGGACAACGACGTCCCCAGCCTCTACTCCTACGGCTTCACCGACAGGGTGGGCAGTATCAGCGTGGCCTGCGGCACCTGGGTGGGCTACCAGTACCCGGGCTACCGCGGCTACCAGTACGTGTTTGAGAAGAACGACTACCGGCACTGGAACCAGTGGGGCGGCCGCAAGCCAGAGATCCAGTCCATGCGGCGAATCCGGGACAGCCAGTGGCACAAAGCTGGCTGTTTTAACTAG